One segment of Mycobacterium spongiae DNA contains the following:
- the mshC gene encoding cysteine--1-D-myo-inosityl 2-amino-2-deoxy-alpha-D-glucopyranoside ligase encodes MQSWSPAPVPTLPGRGPELRLYDTADRQVRPVAAATQPFSKATMYVCGITPYDATHLGHAATYLAFDLIYRLWLDLGHDVHYVQNVTDVDDPLFERADRDSVDWRDLADREVARFREDMVALRVLPPSDFVGATEAVAEMVEVIEKLLASGAAYVVDPGAQEHPDVYFRADATQQFGYESGYDRDTMLRLYQQRGGDPDRPGKTDELDALLWRAARPSEPSWPSPFGPGRPGWHVECAAIALSRIDNGLDIQGGGSDLVFPHHEFTAAHAECVSNKRRFARHYVHAGMIGWDGEKMSKSRGNLVLVSQLRAQGVDPSAVRLGLLAGHYRADRFWSPQLLDEATARLHRWRSATALPAAPDAADVVARVRQYLADDLDTPKAIAALDGWVGDALEYGGHDTEAPNQVATAVDALFGVDL; translated from the coding sequence ATGCAGTCGTGGTCGCCCGCACCCGTTCCAACGTTGCCGGGGCGTGGCCCGGAGCTGCGGTTGTATGACACCGCCGATCGGCAGGTGCGGCCCGTCGCGGCTGCCACTCAACCCTTCTCCAAGGCCACCATGTACGTCTGCGGGATCACGCCCTACGACGCCACGCACTTGGGGCACGCCGCCACCTATCTGGCCTTTGACCTGATCTATCGGCTGTGGCTGGACCTCGGCCACGACGTGCACTACGTGCAGAACGTCACTGACGTGGATGATCCGTTGTTCGAACGCGCCGACCGCGACAGCGTCGACTGGCGCGACCTCGCCGATCGCGAGGTCGCGCGGTTTCGTGAGGACATGGTGGCGTTGCGGGTACTGCCGCCCAGTGACTTCGTCGGGGCCACCGAGGCGGTCGCCGAAATGGTCGAGGTCATCGAGAAACTGCTGGCGTCCGGGGCCGCGTACGTCGTCGACCCGGGAGCGCAGGAGCACCCGGACGTCTACTTCCGCGCGGACGCGACGCAGCAGTTCGGCTACGAGTCGGGCTATGACCGCGACACCATGCTGCGCCTGTACCAGCAGCGCGGCGGCGACCCGGATAGGCCGGGCAAGACTGACGAATTGGACGCTCTGCTGTGGCGGGCCGCGCGGCCTTCCGAACCCAGTTGGCCCTCGCCGTTCGGACCTGGCCGGCCGGGATGGCACGTCGAGTGCGCGGCGATCGCGCTCAGCCGGATCGACAACGGCCTCGACATTCAGGGCGGCGGGAGCGATCTGGTCTTTCCGCATCACGAGTTCACCGCTGCGCACGCCGAATGTGTCAGCAACAAACGGCGATTCGCGCGGCACTACGTCCATGCCGGGATGATCGGCTGGGACGGGGAGAAGATGTCCAAGAGCCGTGGCAATCTGGTTTTGGTGTCGCAGCTGCGCGCCCAAGGCGTTGATCCGTCGGCGGTGCGGCTGGGTCTGCTGGCCGGACACTATCGGGCGGACCGTTTTTGGAGTCCGCAATTGCTCGACGAGGCAACCGCTAGGCTGCACCGCTGGCGCAGCGCGACGGCGCTGCCGGCCGCTCCCGACGCCGCCGACGTTGTCGCCCGAGTGCGCCAGTACCTGGCGGACGACCTCGATACGCCCAAAGCGATTGCGGCACTGGACGGCTGGGTGGGCGACGCCCTGGAATACGGTGGCCATGACACCGAGGCGCCGAACCAGGTGGCAACGGCCGTCGACGCGTTGTTCGGGGTAGACCTGTAG
- a CDS encoding SDR family oxidoreductase, with protein sequence MTSMQGKVVFITGGARGIGAEVARRLHNKGAKLVLTDLSEADLATVAAELGHDDRVLTVVADVRDLPAMQAAADQAVERFGGIDVVMANAGIASYGSVLQVDPEAFKRVLDVNLLGVFYTVRATLPAVINSRGYVLIVSSLAAFAASPSLAAYDASKAGVEHFANALRSEVAHHDVGVGSAHMCWIDTPLVRDAKADLPAFDELIASLPGPLKKTTSVTRCAATFVKGIEGRKDHVYCPGWVGLFRWLKPVLSTRLGELPTRKAFAELVPRVDEQVEALGRSSSAYNEGLAKP encoded by the coding sequence ATGACATCGATGCAGGGCAAAGTCGTCTTCATCACTGGAGGTGCCCGGGGAATCGGGGCCGAGGTCGCTCGCCGCCTGCACAACAAGGGCGCCAAACTCGTGCTGACCGATCTGTCCGAGGCGGATCTGGCCACGGTTGCCGCCGAACTCGGCCACGACGATCGCGTACTCACTGTGGTTGCCGACGTGCGCGACCTGCCCGCCATGCAGGCCGCCGCCGACCAGGCCGTCGAGCGGTTCGGTGGCATCGATGTCGTGATGGCCAACGCCGGCATCGCCAGCTACGGCTCCGTGCTGCAGGTCGATCCCGAGGCGTTCAAGCGGGTGCTCGACGTGAACCTGCTCGGTGTGTTCTACACGGTACGTGCCACCTTGCCGGCGGTGATCAACAGCCGAGGTTATGTGCTGATTGTCTCGTCGCTGGCCGCGTTCGCGGCGTCGCCGAGTTTGGCGGCCTACGACGCGTCGAAGGCCGGAGTCGAACACTTCGCCAACGCGCTTCGATCGGAAGTTGCCCACCACGACGTCGGAGTCGGCTCAGCGCACATGTGCTGGATTGACACCCCGCTGGTTCGCGATGCCAAGGCCGACCTGCCCGCATTCGACGAGCTGATCGCGAGCCTGCCCGGGCCGTTGAAGAAAACCACATCGGTAACGAGGTGCGCGGCAACCTTTGTCAAAGGCATCGAGGGCCGCAAAGATCACGTGTACTGCCCGGGCTGGGTGGGCTTGTTTCGGTGGCTCAAACCGGTGCTGTCCACCCGACTTGGCGAACTGCCCACTCGCAAAGCCTTCGCTGAGCTCGTGCCTCGCGTGGATGAACAGGTCGAGGCCCTCGGCCGGTCAAGTAGCGCCTACAACGAGGGCTTGGCGAAGCCGTAG
- a CDS encoding 3'(2'),5'-bisphosphate nucleotidase CysQ — MNSATHGLTDDPTDAALAADLAADAGKLLLAVREEVGFDYPGALGGAGDFEANSLLLRRLRAERPGDAVLSEEAHDDLARLKSDRVWIIDPLDGTREFSMPGRDDWAVHVALWRRVTNGQPEITDAAVSLPARGNIVYRTDTVTADAAPVGIPQTLRVAVSATRPPAILHFIQQTLDIEAVAIGSAGAKAMAVIDGHVDAYLHAGGQWEWDSAAPAGVLLAAGMHASRLDGSPLRYNQLDPYLPDLLMCRAEVAPVLLDAIARWWR; from the coding sequence GTGAACTCCGCGACGCACGGCTTGACGGACGACCCGACAGACGCCGCGCTGGCCGCCGACCTCGCCGCGGATGCAGGGAAGTTGCTGCTGGCGGTGCGCGAGGAGGTCGGATTCGACTATCCAGGGGCGCTGGGCGGGGCTGGTGACTTCGAGGCGAACTCGCTGCTACTGCGGCGGCTGCGGGCCGAGCGTCCGGGCGATGCCGTGCTCAGTGAAGAAGCCCACGACGATTTGGCGCGCCTGAAGTCCGACCGAGTGTGGATCATCGACCCGTTGGACGGAACCCGAGAGTTCTCGATGCCGGGGCGCGATGATTGGGCGGTCCATGTCGCGCTGTGGCGACGCGTCACCAACGGCCAGCCGGAAATCACCGACGCCGCGGTGTCGCTGCCAGCGCGCGGGAACATCGTCTACCGCACCGATACCGTCACCGCCGACGCGGCGCCGGTCGGGATTCCGCAGACCCTTCGAGTCGCGGTCAGCGCCACCCGGCCGCCGGCAATCCTGCATTTCATCCAGCAGACGCTGGACATCGAGGCCGTGGCGATCGGCTCTGCGGGAGCCAAGGCGATGGCCGTGATCGATGGGCATGTTGACGCCTACCTGCACGCCGGCGGTCAGTGGGAATGGGATTCCGCGGCCCCGGCCGGTGTACTGCTGGCCGCCGGCATGCATGCGTCGCGCCTCGATGGCTCCCCGCTGCGGTACAACCAGCTGGACCCATACCTGCCGGACCTGCTGATGTGCCGCGCCGAAGTGGCGCCCGTGCTGCTCGACGCTATCGCGCGGTGGTGGCGCTGA